A section of the Malania oleifera isolate guangnan ecotype guangnan chromosome 2, ASM2987363v1, whole genome shotgun sequence genome encodes:
- the LOC131149198 gene encoding putative invertase inhibitor: METHYLKITPLVFLLLISRLWTNARADLVEDACSQVSTGNYDLCISSLRSDPSTNTSTDVKGLAYVMLGVLNANATAIVSRASELLNKTDESVIQQCLDDCAIGYSKVTADFIKLAYGFLNSSDYGSAVDQTSSMVETAEDCEDCFVGPPSVRKSPITAANNVFEKLATIAGDIIAILG, from the coding sequence atggagaCACACTATTTGAAAATAACACCACTGGTTTTTCTTCTGCTTATATCTCGACTATGGACGAATGCGAGGGCAGATCTTGTAGAAGACGCTTGTAGCCAAGTTTCTACTGGCAATTACGATCTCTGCATATCATCATTAAGGTCGGACCCCAGCACCAACACCAGCACTGATGTGAAAGGGCTGGCATATGTCATGCTTGGGGTGCTTAATGCGAATGCAACAGCTATTGTCTCCCGAGCGAGTGAATTACTTAACAAGACTGATGAATCAGTTATTCAGCAATGTCTTGACGATTGTGCAATTGGGTACTCCAAAGTAACTGCGGATTTCATTAAGTTGGCTTATGGCTTTCTGAATTCAAGTGATTACGGAAGTGCTGTGGATCAAACGTCATCCATGGTTGAAACCGCAGAAGACTGCGAGGACTGCTTCGTTGGGCCGCCGAGTGTCCGCAAATCGCCGATCACTGCTGCAAACAACGTTTTTGAAAAACTAGCTACAATTGCTGGTGACATCATCGCTATTCTAGGTTAA